The proteins below come from a single Hemitrygon akajei chromosome 2, sHemAka1.3, whole genome shotgun sequence genomic window:
- the LOC140740646 gene encoding nicotinamide riboside kinase 1-like isoform X8, translating to MEAMMNTIYAWMNKMAAINEEQAVLEYSGLGVLIIEGFLIYNYKPLNDVFNQRYYLSIPYEECKRRRCLRTYEPPDPPGNFDGHVWPMYLKNRKEMEEKVPNIIYLDGTKSPEDLFTQVYDDLLKEIQKLQDFGIFCRLAEGSKKGTRERVGKVLNEYFSSVFIEKDMKGIEFRKRIVEGLAHLSTRKCSI from the exons ATGGAAGCAATGATGAATACAATATATGCCTGGATGAATAAAATGGCTGCCATAAATGAAGAACAAGCAGTGCTGGAATACAGTGGGCTTGGAGTTCTAATAATAGAAGGGTTCCTTATTTATAATTATAA GCCACTGAATGATGTTTTTAATCAACGCTATTATCTCTCCATTCCATATGAGGAGTGCAAGAGACGAAGATG TTTAAGAACCTACGAACCCCCTGACCCACCTGGAAATTTTGATGGACACGTGTGGCCAATGTACCTCAAAAACAGAAAGGAAATGGAAGAGAAAGTGCCCAACATAA TTTATTTGGATGGAACAAAATCCCCAGAGGACCTGTTTACTCAAGTGTATGATGATCTTTTAAAGGAAATTCAAAAGCTCCAAG actttggTATCTTCTGCCGACTGGCAGAGGGAAGCAAGAAAGGAACCAGAGAAAGAGTGGgcaaggtcctaaatgaatacttctcatcTGTATTCATTGAGAAGGACATGAAAGGTATTGAATTCAGGAAGAGGATTGTCGAGGGTCTGGCACATCTAAGTACAAGGAAGtgcagtatctga
- the LOC140740646 gene encoding nicotinamide riboside kinase 1-like isoform X3 encodes MTNGGKTTLACSLMKALPNSTLICQDTYFKDSAYVEVGEDGFQQYDVIAALDMEAMMNTIYAWMNKMAAINEEQAVLEYSGLGVLIIEGFLIYNYKPLNDVFNQRYYLSIPYEECKRRRCLRTYEPPDPPGNFDGHVWPMYLKNRKEMEEKVPNIIYLDGTKSPEDLFTQVYDDLLKEIQKLQDFGIFCRLAEGSKKGTRERVGKVLNEYFSSVFIEKDMKGIEFRKRIVEGLAHLSTRKCSI; translated from the exons ATGACAAATGGTGGAAAAACCACACTTGCATGCAGCCTTATGAAAGCACTTCCAAACAGCACTTTAATATGTCAAGATACATATTTTAAG GATTCGGCTTATGTGGAGGTTGGAGAAGATGGCTTTCAGCAGTATGATG TCATCGCAGCTCTGGATATGGAAGCAATGATGAATACAATATATGCCTGGATGAATAAAATGGCTGCCATAAATGAAGAACAAGCAGTGCTGGAATACAGTGGGCTTGGAGTTCTAATAATAGAAGGGTTCCTTATTTATAATTATAA GCCACTGAATGATGTTTTTAATCAACGCTATTATCTCTCCATTCCATATGAGGAGTGCAAGAGACGAAGATG TTTAAGAACCTACGAACCCCCTGACCCACCTGGAAATTTTGATGGACACGTGTGGCCAATGTACCTCAAAAACAGAAAGGAAATGGAAGAGAAAGTGCCCAACATAA TTTATTTGGATGGAACAAAATCCCCAGAGGACCTGTTTACTCAAGTGTATGATGATCTTTTAAAGGAAATTCAAAAGCTCCAAG actttggTATCTTCTGCCGACTGGCAGAGGGAAGCAAGAAAGGAACCAGAGAAAGAGTGGgcaaggtcctaaatgaatacttctcatcTGTATTCATTGAGAAGGACATGAAAGGTATTGAATTCAGGAAGAGGATTGTCGAGGGTCTGGCACATCTAAGTACAAGGAAGtgcagtatctga
- the LOC140740646 gene encoding nicotinamide riboside kinase 1-like isoform X7: MKQIIVGIGGMTNGGKTTLACSLMKALPNSTLICQDTYFKDSAYVEVGEDGFQQYDVIAALDMEAMMNTIYAWMNKMAAINEEQAVLEYSGLGVLIIEGFLIYNYKPLNDVFNQRYYLSIPYEECKRRRCLRTYEPPDPPGNFDGHVWPMYLKNRKEMEEKVPNIIYLDGTKSPEDLFTQVYDDLLKEIQKLQDS, translated from the exons CATGACAAATGGTGGAAAAACCACACTTGCATGCAGCCTTATGAAAGCACTTCCAAACAGCACTTTAATATGTCAAGATACATATTTTAAG GATTCGGCTTATGTGGAGGTTGGAGAAGATGGCTTTCAGCAGTATGATG TCATCGCAGCTCTGGATATGGAAGCAATGATGAATACAATATATGCCTGGATGAATAAAATGGCTGCCATAAATGAAGAACAAGCAGTGCTGGAATACAGTGGGCTTGGAGTTCTAATAATAGAAGGGTTCCTTATTTATAATTATAA GCCACTGAATGATGTTTTTAATCAACGCTATTATCTCTCCATTCCATATGAGGAGTGCAAGAGACGAAGATG TTTAAGAACCTACGAACCCCCTGACCCACCTGGAAATTTTGATGGACACGTGTGGCCAATGTACCTCAAAAACAGAAAGGAAATGGAAGAGAAAGTGCCCAACATAA TTTATTTGGATGGAACAAAATCCCCAGAGGACCTGTTTACTCAAGTGTATGATGATCTTTTAAAGGAAATTCAAAAGCTCCAAG ACAGTTGA
- the LOC140740646 gene encoding nicotinamide riboside kinase 1-like isoform X1, translating to MKQIIVGIGGMTNGGKTTLACSLMKALPNSTLICQDTYFKDSAYVEVGEDGFQQYDVIAALDMEAMMNTIYAWMNKMAAINEEQAVLEYSGLGVLIIEGFLIYNYKPLNDVFNQRYYLSIPYEECKRRRCLRTYEPPDPPGNFDGHVWPMYLKNRKEMEEKVPNIIYLDGTKSPEDLFTQVYDDLLKEIQKLQDFGIFCRLAEGSKKGTRERVGKVLNEYFSSVFIEKDMKGIEFRKRIVEGLAHLSTRKCSI from the exons CATGACAAATGGTGGAAAAACCACACTTGCATGCAGCCTTATGAAAGCACTTCCAAACAGCACTTTAATATGTCAAGATACATATTTTAAG GATTCGGCTTATGTGGAGGTTGGAGAAGATGGCTTTCAGCAGTATGATG TCATCGCAGCTCTGGATATGGAAGCAATGATGAATACAATATATGCCTGGATGAATAAAATGGCTGCCATAAATGAAGAACAAGCAGTGCTGGAATACAGTGGGCTTGGAGTTCTAATAATAGAAGGGTTCCTTATTTATAATTATAA GCCACTGAATGATGTTTTTAATCAACGCTATTATCTCTCCATTCCATATGAGGAGTGCAAGAGACGAAGATG TTTAAGAACCTACGAACCCCCTGACCCACCTGGAAATTTTGATGGACACGTGTGGCCAATGTACCTCAAAAACAGAAAGGAAATGGAAGAGAAAGTGCCCAACATAA TTTATTTGGATGGAACAAAATCCCCAGAGGACCTGTTTACTCAAGTGTATGATGATCTTTTAAAGGAAATTCAAAAGCTCCAAG actttggTATCTTCTGCCGACTGGCAGAGGGAAGCAAGAAAGGAACCAGAGAAAGAGTGGgcaaggtcctaaatgaatacttctcatcTGTATTCATTGAGAAGGACATGAAAGGTATTGAATTCAGGAAGAGGATTGTCGAGGGTCTGGCACATCTAAGTACAAGGAAGtgcagtatctga
- the LOC140740646 gene encoding nicotinamide riboside kinase 1-like isoform X5, whose translation MKQIIVGIGGMTNGGKTTLACSLMKALPNSTLICQDTYFKDSAYVEVGEDGFQQYDVIAALDMEAMMNTIYAWMNKMAAINEEQAVLEYSGLGVLIIEGFLIYNYKPLNDVFNQRYYLSIPYEECKRRRCLRTYEPPDPPGNFDGHVWPMYLKNRKEMEEKVPNIIYLDGTKSPEDLFTQVYDDLLKEIQKLQVDNSSEERLSA comes from the exons CATGACAAATGGTGGAAAAACCACACTTGCATGCAGCCTTATGAAAGCACTTCCAAACAGCACTTTAATATGTCAAGATACATATTTTAAG GATTCGGCTTATGTGGAGGTTGGAGAAGATGGCTTTCAGCAGTATGATG TCATCGCAGCTCTGGATATGGAAGCAATGATGAATACAATATATGCCTGGATGAATAAAATGGCTGCCATAAATGAAGAACAAGCAGTGCTGGAATACAGTGGGCTTGGAGTTCTAATAATAGAAGGGTTCCTTATTTATAATTATAA GCCACTGAATGATGTTTTTAATCAACGCTATTATCTCTCCATTCCATATGAGGAGTGCAAGAGACGAAGATG TTTAAGAACCTACGAACCCCCTGACCCACCTGGAAATTTTGATGGACACGTGTGGCCAATGTACCTCAAAAACAGAAAGGAAATGGAAGAGAAAGTGCCCAACATAA TTTATTTGGATGGAACAAAATCCCCAGAGGACCTGTTTACTCAAGTGTATGATGATCTTTTAAAGGAAATTCAAAAGCTCCAAG TTGACAACTCCAGTGAAGAAAGGCTTTCAGCATGA
- the LOC140740646 gene encoding nicotinamide riboside kinase 1-like isoform X6: MKQIIVGIGGMTNGGKTTLACSLMKALPNSTLICQDTYFKDSAYVEVGEDGFQQYDVIAALDMEAMMNTIYAWMNKMAAINEEQAVLEYSGLGVLIIEGFLIYNYKPLNDVFNQRYYLSIPYEECKRRRCLRTYEPPDPPGNFDGHVWPMYLKNRKEMEEKVPNIIYLDGTKSPEDLFTQVYDDLLKEIQKLQGYMHMRG, translated from the exons CATGACAAATGGTGGAAAAACCACACTTGCATGCAGCCTTATGAAAGCACTTCCAAACAGCACTTTAATATGTCAAGATACATATTTTAAG GATTCGGCTTATGTGGAGGTTGGAGAAGATGGCTTTCAGCAGTATGATG TCATCGCAGCTCTGGATATGGAAGCAATGATGAATACAATATATGCCTGGATGAATAAAATGGCTGCCATAAATGAAGAACAAGCAGTGCTGGAATACAGTGGGCTTGGAGTTCTAATAATAGAAGGGTTCCTTATTTATAATTATAA GCCACTGAATGATGTTTTTAATCAACGCTATTATCTCTCCATTCCATATGAGGAGTGCAAGAGACGAAGATG TTTAAGAACCTACGAACCCCCTGACCCACCTGGAAATTTTGATGGACACGTGTGGCCAATGTACCTCAAAAACAGAAAGGAAATGGAAGAGAAAGTGCCCAACATAA TTTATTTGGATGGAACAAAATCCCCAGAGGACCTGTTTACTCAAGTGTATGATGATCTTTTAAAGGAAATTCAAAAGCTCCAAG
- the LOC140740646 gene encoding nicotinamide riboside kinase 1-like isoform X4, whose translation MKQIIVGIGGMTNGGKTTLACSLMKALPNSTLICQDTYFKDSAYVEVGEDGFQQYDVIAALDMEAMMNTIYAWMNKMAAINEEQAVLEYSGLGVLIIEGFLIYNYKPLNDVFNQRYYLSIPYEECKRRRCLRTYEPPDPPGNFDGHVWPMYLKNRKEMEEKVPNIIYLDGTKSPEDLFTQVYDDLLKEIQKLQVLILRRTTSKTTKEKRPT comes from the exons CATGACAAATGGTGGAAAAACCACACTTGCATGCAGCCTTATGAAAGCACTTCCAAACAGCACTTTAATATGTCAAGATACATATTTTAAG GATTCGGCTTATGTGGAGGTTGGAGAAGATGGCTTTCAGCAGTATGATG TCATCGCAGCTCTGGATATGGAAGCAATGATGAATACAATATATGCCTGGATGAATAAAATGGCTGCCATAAATGAAGAACAAGCAGTGCTGGAATACAGTGGGCTTGGAGTTCTAATAATAGAAGGGTTCCTTATTTATAATTATAA GCCACTGAATGATGTTTTTAATCAACGCTATTATCTCTCCATTCCATATGAGGAGTGCAAGAGACGAAGATG TTTAAGAACCTACGAACCCCCTGACCCACCTGGAAATTTTGATGGACACGTGTGGCCAATGTACCTCAAAAACAGAAAGGAAATGGAAGAGAAAGTGCCCAACATAA TTTATTTGGATGGAACAAAATCCCCAGAGGACCTGTTTACTCAAGTGTATGATGATCTTTTAAAGGAAATTCAAAAGCTCCAAG tcctgatttTGCGTCGAACTACCTCAAAAAccaccaaagagaaaagacccacCTGA